The Glycine max cultivar Williams 82 chromosome 3, Glycine_max_v4.0, whole genome shotgun sequence sequence attacaagaaaattatgttataaattattttactgcaaacaaagaaataaaaaaattacttcaaaaaattactttaaagcaAAAATCTACTTCTAATTAAAGAACCAAATTTTTTTGacctatatataatttttttcatatttacttctataaataattacttacataaaattataacaaaaatttattatcaattacaattattttgactgttatataatttttttcatatttaccaACTTTTTTCAagactcaaattttttttatttaaataaatatcatgacatatttcttctcttttatacacacaaacaagggatataaaatataaaattaatttaattaaaaaattattaacaattataatttcaaattggtctaaaaaattacttcaaaaatatcttataatataatttatttgacagAAATTTACGAACTTCATTCACAAATTTAACTCTCAAGAACCAAATTTtaaaccaattaaaattttgatgacaaatttcttctattttatacacacaaacaatcatataaaatataaaactaatttaattaaaaatttcataaaatttatacattgaaactgctacaaaaaattacttaaaaataaataatacaaattattttatgggatattacgaaataaaaatataaaactaatttaattaaagagtTACTAAAAAGTATACCTTCTAACTGCTATAAAAATATAGGttacaaaaattataacacaaattattaatttcaaaattataaacctaattcaaatatttaacttcaaccaaacaaatttaaaacagaAATCCCTACACAACTAGAGCTCTCAGCAtacaatgaaagaagaaagaaatttcTAATTTGAAGCCGTGAGCAATGAAagatttatttctaatttggagCTGAAAACGTGAGTTCAAGTTCAAAACGTGAGCACTGGTATTTATAGCCAACAAACCGCCATTGGTGATGGCTATTTCTTCTTGTGCAACCCGCCAATgggagttgcaacttgcaagcaACTCGCCAATGGCAGTTGCAACTCCCTTTTCTGAAAAGCAAGCTCCTGCACCCCTGCAAAAGCGCCTGCACGCCTGTACCATGgaactcgccagtttgactggcggttcCCAGCTGCTTCTGCGTATCGCCATTAGGACTGGCGACTTAGGCTCTGCACGGTCATATCGCCATTGCATCTGGCGGGTTGCTCACTGACACCGGTTTGGGTCTTCCATGCACGTAAAAAACTGCCCCATGCTGCAATTATTTTAGAAACGACCCCATCTGGGGaaatagtttctaaaactaCCCCAGATGGGGAAATTTGCCCACCAGCTACAACCCCTGAAGTGGGGTTTATCTCGGGAAGAGTAATGTTAAGTGGCTGCCAACCAGATGGATGATGTGTAACCCATTTTTTATGGGTAATTAACATGTTCAATATCTGAAGGACATCACCCAAAACAAGATCTTTAAAGCACATACTCTTAATCACAATACCTGCTTCATAcctagagaagaaaataaagacaTATCAAATGATCAAGACAAGtttgaaaagatgaaaataaaattaaaagtttttaagacATATCACAATATGCTTACTTGCACTGTGTACCCATTAGTGCTGATCTTCCAGCAGGAGTTGTTAAAAACTTTCCAATTTGATCCCATGTTTCTTTTGAATGCTGCTTAGGAGTACCACCTAAAGGATTTACACATTTCCAAAGTTTATCATTCTTACCAACATACAACGGCAAAGCACCTAAATTTTGTTTCACCACCATATTCTGCTCTATAGCACTTTCAAGAGCCTTCTTAACATCAGTGTTGCGGTGCTTGGGATCTCCATACCGGATGCAGTCAGTTATATTTGCCTCAGTTGGCATCATCTTTGCATTTTTTAGTGAGTTCAAGGCAAGTAAAACAACCCCTATTAGGCCTTGTACATATTCAGAAGGTTTAGGACATCCCGGAGAACCCCACATACCATTACCAGAAGGGTTATTATTACCCATTGCTGCCAACGGCATAGGTTGATATTCTGGACCATGTTGATAACCTTGGTGTAATTGTTGTGTGCCACTGTTCTGTACCATATGTCCATTTTTGTCATcaattgatcttaaaagaagtGGAGCATTACTATTAGGATTCTGTTTCAACTCTCCACTCCGTTGCGGAACAATAGGTGGGTTATGAACACTATTAGGATATCCAGAAATGCTCAGACTACCAATATCTGGCACATTGGTATGTGGTCCTGAAGTGAAATTGGGACCACCAGTCCTAGGTGGAACCACTGAAGTTGGAAAAGTATGGGAATTTGGTGTATATGAATTACTAGGTGCAAAAGGAGGTTGCAATGGGAAGTTGTTTGGTCTTAATGGCTGTGAATAAGGGATTTGATGATTGCCCTGTAGATTACTGTTATTGCTCCATAACTGATCAGTATTGCCATGACCATGATTTGTAGCACTTGATGGAACATTTAGATTAAAGTTGCCAGGTTGAGAAGAGTTTGCATTATTACGATTACGATTATCTTGAAGTACAACAGGCAGAGGATTCATGGCTCTAGGTCCATTCGATTGGCTCAGGTTTCTCCAATTTGTTTTCCCCTGATATCTAGAATCAAATCCCCTTCCTCcatttgtaaattttgaatttcctACATGTACTTCTGAGTAGGAATCCACCTGTTGTTGTATCTGAGTAGCACTTGTAACCGGAATTTGTAAGGAGTCAGAAGATGATACATGGCTGAGGCTACCATTACCAAGTTGTTGTGATTCACCATTAGAAAGAGGAGGTCCTCCAGCTAAGAGGCTAGTCCAAAGCCATACACTCTTGGCGGCTGCAACTAGGGGTGCAGATGCCTTCTGAGGTTGCGCAAGAAGAATATTATATCTCCTCATCCGAAGTTGATGGAGAGCATTCGAGAAGTCTCGGTCACccgaaattaataaataattagcagGTGCGGGATTGTCCAGTGCCCAGAACAGCATATCAACAAGAATCTTCTCGTCTCTTGCGTCTTTCACACCTATTACCAAATATCAAAACGTCAGTTTCAAAGAGAGAAGCTTCAAGCTTCACGGCACCTACAAAGCCAAAAAAATCACAGtagatttgataaaaaaaaaaaaaaaaaaaaactcctgaCCAAGGTTTCTAAAATTGGTCTGTGAACAAGGTTTTGACTGTGTCTGTGACTAAAATTATAGCTTCATCAGCCGCATTTATCTACAATTTCTTACAACAtcaaaaaatgcaacaaaacGGCAAGATCAAGGTTTTGGCGGTGTCTATGACCGCACTAATGGCCACATACCCATATTTATCAGCAATTTCTGGAAATATCAAATGCTACATCAAGGTTTTGGCGGGATCTCAAAGTGCAATTATGGTCGCATCAGCCACATTTTTCTGCAATTTCTAGCAATCTCAATAAATGCTACAAAACCGCAACCACGACACATCGACAGGGTTCAGGAGAGAAAACTAACAGCTcgtcaaaatcataaataatttttcatgatAGGCAAATAGCCACGTACACAAGTCCCCTCACATCCACTCAAAGTAAGGAGAAAGAAACTCCAAACTACTCAGAGTTGAAATAATTTCCAACTGTTGAGATTTGATAATCACAAGTTAACTTCAATCCAACAGACTAGTTATACAGTTAAAGAGTTCACGCGCAGTGTTTTTATTAGATCGAAGATATCAACAATCGAAAACCAAAATCGTGCATGTAGGAATCGCAGAAAGTGAGATATGAAGTTGAAATAGGGAGGTTACCGACCGGCCGGGACGTGATTGAGGGAGATTCCGGTACTGGAGAGCGCGTGCTGTACAGATGCTGGGATGCGCGTGGTGTCGCCGTAGGAGGAGATGGAGACGGGGCCGCAGTAGTTCATGCGAACGAGAGCAGAACTGATGTTCTGCGCGATGGCGTGCGGATCCGAACCCTTGGGGA is a genomic window containing:
- the LOC100808926 gene encoding uncharacterized protein isoform X1, with the protein product MDGDGATTIAEAQYATAKTSVWWDIENCHVPKGSDPHAIAQNISSALVRMNYCGPVSISSYGDTTRIPASVQHALSSTGISLNHVPAGVKDARDEKILVDMLFWALDNPAPANYLLISGDRDFSNALHQLRMRRYNILLAQPQKASAPLVAAAKSVWLWTSLLAGGPPLSNGESQQLGNGSLSHVSSSDSLQIPVTSATQIQQQVDSYSEVHVGNSKFTNGGRGFDSRYQGKTNWRNLSQSNGPRAMNPLPVVLQDNRNRNNANSSQPGNFNLNVPSSATNHGHGNTDQLWSNNSNLQGNHQIPYSQPLRPNNFPLQPPFAPSNSYTPNSHTFPTSVVPPRTGGPNFTSGPHTNVPDIGSLSISGYPNSVHNPPIVPQRSGELKQNPNSNAPLLLRSIDDKNGHMVQNSGTQQLHQGYQHGPEYQPMPLAAMGNNNPSGNGMWGSPGCPKPSEYVQGLIGVVLLALNSLKNAKMMPTEANITDCIRYGDPKHRNTDVKKALESAIEQNMVVKQNLGALPLYVGKNDKLWKCVNPLGGTPKQHSKETWDQIGKFLTTPAGRSALMGTQCKYEAGIVIKSMCFKDLVLGDVLQILNMLITHKKWVTHHPSGWQPLNITLPEINPTSGVVAGGQISPSGVVLETISPDGVVSKIIAAWGSFLRAWKTQTGVSEQPARCNGDMTVQSLSRQS
- the LOC100808926 gene encoding uncharacterized protein isoform X2, producing MGVKDARDEKILVDMLFWALDNPAPANYLLISGDRDFSNALHQLRMRRYNILLAQPQKASAPLVAAAKSVWLWTSLLAGGPPLSNGESQQLGNGSLSHVSSSDSLQIPVTSATQIQQQVDSYSEVHVGNSKFTNGGRGFDSRYQGKTNWRNLSQSNGPRAMNPLPVVLQDNRNRNNANSSQPGNFNLNVPSSATNHGHGNTDQLWSNNSNLQGNHQIPYSQPLRPNNFPLQPPFAPSNSYTPNSHTFPTSVVPPRTGGPNFTSGPHTNVPDIGSLSISGYPNSVHNPPIVPQRSGELKQNPNSNAPLLLRSIDDKNGHMVQNSGTQQLHQGYQHGPEYQPMPLAAMGNNNPSGNGMWGSPGCPKPSEYVQGLIGVVLLALNSLKNAKMMPTEANITDCIRYGDPKHRNTDVKKALESAIEQNMVVKQNLGALPLYVGKNDKLWKCVNPLGGTPKQHSKETWDQIGKFLTTPAGRSALMGTQCKYEAGIVIKSMCFKDLVLGDVLQILNMLITHKKWVTHHPSGWQPLNITLPEINPTSGVVAGGQISPSGVVLETISPDGVVSKIIAAWGSFLRAWKTQTGVSEQPARCNGDMTVQSLSRQS